The stretch of DNA GGCGGCTCACGCCCGCCGCGCCTCGATCAGTTGCTTCACGCGGCTGCGCAGATTCTTGCCGCTCAGGGGCTTGTACACCAGGTCGTCGGCCCCCACCAGCCGCGCCTGGTCGCGGGTCCGGTCGTCGTCCAGTGCCGTCAGCAGCAGCACGGGGGCACCCTTCAATCTCCGCACCTGCTTGACCCGCGAGCAGACCTCGAAGCCGTCCATCTGGGGCATGGTCACGTCCAGCAGCAGCGCGTCGGGCGTGTGGTCGCGCAGGTAGTCCAGCGCCGCCCGGCCGTCCGGCACCGCCACGATCTCGTGCCCGTCCGCCGACAGAATGACCTCCAGCATGGTCCGGATCGCCGGTTCGTCGTCCGCGACGAGGATGGTGTACGCCATGCCCGCCATGATAGGGGCTGGCCCTGCCCTCCGCGCAGGCTGGGCGCCACACTTGAGCTTAGGTGCTCACCCGGACCGCCCGTCCCTCCCCATCCAGCCGCCACACGTCCGGATTGCGCAGCCCCGCCCACCCCGCGTGGTCCAGCCCCAGCGCGAGGGCCAGCAGGTTGCCGTGCGTGAAGACCGCCGTGACGCCGCCGGGATCGCGGGCATCCTCCAGCGCCGCGAGGATGCGGGCGTGGGCCACCCGCCCCGACTCCCCACCCGGCAGCGCGAGGTCCGGGTCCGCGAAGCTCGCCTCCAGGTGGGTCATCCAGCCGGGCAGGTCCGCGCCGCTCAGCACCCGCTCGGTGAGCCGCCCGTCGGTCTCGACCGCCAGCCCCAGCCGAGCCGCCAGCGGCCGCGCCGTGTCCACCGCCCGCCGCCACGGACTGCTGA from Deinococcus sp. HSC-46F16 encodes:
- a CDS encoding PleD family two-component system response regulator — its product is MAGMAYTILVADDEPAIRTMLEVILSADGHEIVAVPDGRAALDYLRDHTPDALLLDVTMPQMDGFEVCSRVKQVRRLKGAPVLLLTALDDDRTRDQARLVGADDLVYKPLSGKNLRSRVKQLIEARRA
- a CDS encoding histidine phosphatase family protein, with product MTGELLLIRHAKATGQAPDAALTPAGEAGARRLAVTLANAGITCIVSSPWRRAVDTARPLAARLGLAVETDGRLTERVLSGADLPGWMTHLEASFADPDLALPGGESGRVAHARILAALEDARDPGGVTAVFTHGNLLALALGLDHAGWAGLRNPDVWRLDGEGRAVRVST